Proteins found in one Trichoplusia ni isolate ovarian cell line Hi5 chromosome 14, tn1, whole genome shotgun sequence genomic segment:
- the LOC113500619 gene encoding skin secretory protein xP2-like — MRHMLVAASLVALLAFANAEEAKKAEKEVAVTDNKEVAADDKKQEKRWVSDIGLGYGGGHGGFEGSYGGGYEGGYGAHADIHKTITVVKKVPVPYPVEKHIPYPVEKKVPVPVKVPVPQPYPVVKHVPYPVKEIVKVPVHVPQPYPVEKKVPYPVHVPVDRPVPVKVYVPEPYPVEKKVHVPVKVHVPAPYPVEKKVPYPVKVPVHVPAPYPVYKEVPYPVKVPVDRPYPVHIPKPVPYPVEKLVPYPVEKAVPYPVKVPVDRPVPVHVEKPVPYPVKVPVPAPYPVEKHIPYPVEKHVPYPVKVPVDRPYPVHIEKHVPVHIEKPVPYPVKVPVPVVVGHGHGHEYGHHDSY; from the exons ATGAGGCACATG ctCGTGGCCGCCAGTCTGGTGGCTCTCTTGGCCTTCGCCAATGCAGAAGAAGCtaagaaagcagaaaaagaagtGGCAGTGACCGACAACAAGGAAGTTGCGGCGGACGACAAGAAACAGGAGAAGAGATGGGTTAGCGACATCGGATTAGGCTACGGTGGCGGTCACGGTGGATTCGAGGGCAGTTACGGTGGCGGCTATGAGGGTGGTTACGGTGCTCACGCCGATATCCACAAGACCATCACTGTTGTCAAGAAGGTCCCAGTCCCATACCCAGTAGAAAAGCACATCCCCTACCCCGTAGAGAAGAAGGTTCCCGTACCAGTTAAGGTACCCGTTCCTCAACCCTACCCTGTAGTAAAGCACGTTCCTTACCCAGTCAAGGAGATCGTCAAAGTGCCCGTGCATGTGCCTCAACCTTACCCTGTTGAGAAGAAGGTCCCCTACCCCGTGCACGTCCCTGTAGACAGGCCTGTTCCCGTCAAGGTCTACGTACCTGAACCTTACCCAGTTGAGAAGAAGGTGCACGTACCTGTAAAGGTCCATGTACCCGCTCCTTACCCAGTTGAGAAGAAGGTGCCCTACCCAGTGAAGGTGCCCGTCCATGTACCCGCCCCCTACCCTGTCTACAAGGAAGTGCCCTACCCCGTTAAGGTGCCCGTCGACAGACCTTACCCCGTGCACATTCCCAAGCCTGTGCCTTACCCAGTTGAGAAACTCGTACCTTACCCCGTAGAAAAGGCCGTCCCCTACCCCGTCAAGGTCCCAGTCGACCGCCCAGTACCTGTGCACGTTGAAAAACCAGTGCCCTACCCCGTCAAGGTACCCGTGCCAGCACCTTACCCCGTTGAGAAGCACATCCCATACCCCGTCGAGAAACATGTACCGTACCCCGTCAAAGTCCCCGTTGACAGGCCTTACCCCGTGCACATCGAGAAGCACGTGCCCGTCCACATTGAGAAGCCCGTACCTTACCCAGTAAAGGTACCCGTCCCTGTTGTTGTCGGTCACGGACACGGCCACGAATATGGTCATCATGATAGCTACTAA